A genomic stretch from Streptomyces sp. QL37 includes:
- a CDS encoding 2,3-dihydro-2,3-dihydroxybenzoate dehydrogenase, whose translation MSTEQELTGRLALVTGAGRGIGEAVVHALAARGARVLATDVAPDGIAALAKTYDGQVTARTLDVTDPTAVENLVAETEDTLGPLDIAVNVAGILLGSPVADLSDEEWAATFAVNTHGVFHVSRSVSRRMTGRGSGSIVTVASNAAGIPRTNMAAYAASKAAAVMFTKCLGLEVAPLGVRCNTVSPGSTLTDMQRGMWAAGDEEAAARRVVEGDAATYRTGIPLGRIADPSDIADAVAFLVSDRARHITMHDLYVDGGATLRA comes from the coding sequence GTGAGTACCGAGCAGGAACTGACCGGCCGGCTCGCCCTCGTGACGGGAGCGGGACGCGGCATAGGCGAGGCGGTCGTACACGCACTCGCCGCCCGCGGTGCCCGCGTCCTCGCCACCGACGTGGCCCCGGACGGCATCGCCGCGCTGGCGAAGACGTACGACGGACAGGTGACCGCGCGCACGCTCGACGTGACGGACCCCACGGCCGTCGAGAACCTCGTCGCGGAGACCGAGGACACGCTCGGCCCTCTGGACATCGCGGTCAACGTGGCCGGAATCCTCCTCGGTTCGCCGGTCGCGGACCTGTCGGACGAGGAGTGGGCGGCCACCTTCGCCGTCAACACGCACGGGGTGTTCCACGTGTCGCGGTCGGTCTCCCGCCGGATGACCGGACGGGGTTCGGGCAGCATCGTCACCGTGGCCTCCAACGCCGCCGGCATCCCCCGTACGAACATGGCGGCCTACGCGGCCTCCAAGGCCGCTGCCGTGATGTTCACCAAGTGTCTCGGCCTCGAAGTCGCGCCCCTGGGGGTGCGGTGCAACACCGTCTCCCCCGGCTCGACCCTCACCGACATGCAGCGCGGCATGTGGGCGGCGGGGGACGAGGAAGCCGCCGCCCGCCGTGTCGTCGAGGGGGACGCGGCGACGTACCGCACCGGTATCCCGCTCGGCCGGATAGCGGACCCCTCCGACATAGCCGACGCGGTCGCCTTCCTGGTGTCCGACCGTGCGCGTCACATCACCATGCACGACCTGTACGTCGACGGCGGTGCCACCCTGCGGGCCTGA
- a CDS encoding isochorismate synthase, whose product MSASLRVPAAPPPLDSPGAATALLEAYRPGTDRFLATPRHTLLGSGTTALVPHDARPLPLRVRETLDAARRAGDPAPVVVGSVPFAPDGAAALAVPETVRWASALREDPLIALHGSDTGQDEAWEIREVPAAEEYTAAVAAAVERMRAGEFDKVVLARTLELTSARDLDLPAMLSRLARRDPDGYTFAVPSGPGRTLVGASPELLVSRRGNRLVANPLAGSAQRSDDLATDVRRAAALLDSPKDLHEHAVVVDAIREALAPFCVSLDVPERPTLVRTAAMWHLSTTLTGELRDPSSTALDLASALHPTPAVCGTPTDVARQVIADSEPFDRGAYTGMVGWQNAEGDGDWVVTIRCAEAEGRTLRLFAGAGVVAESSPAAETAETGAKFRTFLSAVGAAL is encoded by the coding sequence ATGTCCGCATCTCTTCGCGTCCCCGCCGCTCCTCCCCCACTCGACTCCCCCGGCGCGGCCACAGCCCTGCTCGAGGCCTACCGGCCCGGCACCGACCGCTTCCTCGCCACGCCCCGGCACACCCTGCTCGGCTCCGGCACCACGGCGCTGGTTCCGCACGACGCACGCCCCCTCCCGCTGCGGGTGCGGGAGACCCTGGACGCCGCCCGGCGCGCGGGCGACCCGGCCCCGGTCGTCGTGGGCTCCGTACCGTTCGCGCCCGACGGCGCGGCCGCCCTGGCCGTCCCGGAGACCGTCCGGTGGGCGAGCGCCCTGCGCGAGGACCCGCTCATCGCACTGCACGGCTCCGACACCGGTCAGGACGAGGCCTGGGAGATACGTGAGGTACCGGCCGCGGAGGAGTACACCGCGGCGGTCGCCGCCGCCGTGGAGCGGATGCGCGCCGGTGAGTTCGACAAGGTCGTGCTCGCCCGCACGCTGGAACTGACCTCGGCGCGTGACCTCGATCTGCCCGCCATGCTGAGCCGGCTGGCCCGCCGTGACCCGGACGGCTACACCTTCGCCGTTCCCAGCGGGCCGGGCCGCACACTCGTGGGTGCGAGCCCCGAGCTCCTCGTGTCCCGCCGCGGCAACCGGCTCGTCGCCAACCCGCTGGCCGGATCCGCGCAGCGCAGCGACGACCTGGCCACGGACGTCCGCAGGGCCGCCGCGCTGCTGGACTCGCCGAAAGACCTCCACGAGCACGCGGTCGTGGTCGACGCCATCCGCGAGGCGCTCGCGCCGTTCTGCGTGAGCCTGGATGTGCCCGAACGCCCCACACTCGTACGGACCGCCGCGATGTGGCACCTGTCGACGACCCTGACCGGCGAGCTGCGCGATCCCTCGTCCACCGCCCTGGACCTGGCGTCGGCCCTGCACCCCACCCCTGCGGTCTGCGGTACGCCGACCGATGTGGCCCGGCAGGTCATCGCGGACTCCGAGCCCTTCGACCGCGGCGCGTACACCGGCATGGTCGGCTGGCAGAACGCGGAAGGCGACGGCGACTGGGTGGTGACCATCCGCTGCGCCGAGGCCGAGGGCCGCACCCTGCGGCTGTTCGCCGGCGCGGGCGTGGTGGCGGAGTCCTCACCGGCCGCCGAGACCGCGGAGACCGGAGCCAAGTTCCGTACCTTCCTGAGCGCCGTGGGAGCCGCCCTGTGA